In one window of uncultured Acetobacteroides sp. DNA:
- a CDS encoding DUF1987 domain-containing protein, whose product METIKILGTDDTPNVILDANNEIFEISGRSLPEDVSAFYEPILNWLDEYAQNPNPRTVFTFKLVYFNTASSKLLLDILMRFEHMKEDGADVTIRWCYPDDDEDMEEAGEEYADIVDVPFEMEAYSL is encoded by the coding sequence ATGGAAACAATAAAAATACTTGGAACAGACGACACTCCGAATGTAATTCTGGATGCTAACAATGAGATTTTCGAAATCTCTGGACGCTCGCTTCCAGAGGACGTGAGCGCTTTCTACGAGCCAATTCTTAACTGGCTCGACGAGTATGCCCAAAATCCTAATCCAAGAACCGTTTTCACCTTCAAGTTGGTTTACTTTAATACGGCTTCTTCCAAACTACTTCTCGATATCCTGATGCGATTCGAACACATGAAGGAAGATGGCGCTGATGTTACCATCCGCTGGTGCTATCCTGACGACGATGAGGACATGGAAGAAGCAGGCGAAGAGTATGCCGATATCGTAGATGTACCATTCGAAATGGAGGCATATTCCCTATAA
- a CDS encoding SiaB family protein kinase encodes MDNKNIKGYIEFIYDFYKSMKAHEISLVYEGEITHQITKAFTTMAETNMLKDEESNSVQKKVFHVMVECLQNISKHADAPSLENDVFASRGLFMVSKGDNSYNVTTGNIVENDKIKELTSMLDHINSLDKDGLKALHKEQMQKGNLSEKGGAGLGFIDIARKTGNKLEYHLLPVDNLTHFFVLTSTITRE; translated from the coding sequence ATGGACAACAAAAACATTAAGGGGTACATAGAGTTCATCTACGATTTTTACAAGTCGATGAAAGCTCATGAGATATCTCTTGTATATGAAGGGGAAATAACCCATCAGATTACCAAAGCCTTTACGACAATGGCTGAAACTAACATGCTAAAGGACGAGGAATCGAACTCTGTACAAAAAAAGGTATTCCACGTAATGGTTGAATGCCTCCAAAACATCAGTAAACATGCCGATGCACCTAGCCTAGAGAATGATGTTTTTGCTTCGAGAGGTCTTTTCATGGTTAGCAAAGGGGATAATTCCTACAACGTTACAACGGGTAATATCGTAGAGAACGATAAAATAAAGGAGTTAACCTCTATGCTCGATCACATCAACTCGTTAGATAAGGATGGACTTAAGGCGCTTCATAAAGAGCAAATGCAAAAGGGTAACCTCTCAGAAAAGGGAGGGGCAGGGCTTGGCTTTATTGATATAGCCCGCAAAACAGGGAATAAACTTGAGTATCATCTCCTCCCTGTTGACAACTTAACCCACTTTTTTGTGCTAACATCAACCATAACAAGAGAATAA
- a CDS encoding PAS domain S-box protein translates to MKEHKEKISELENELTEKKDTINRNAIFAKQIGEGNFTIDIDSNNNDVLAKSLILMRDNLLKNTNKEAEEAWIAEGKEAISNILRIHNKLDVLAYEVLVCLVKYSKVVQGSFYFYDEERKVVVNLASYAYNRRKYVNQEFRIGEGLIGQCAYEKDIIYRTEIPDDYFTITSGILGDQKPQELIIIPLITDEKLYGILEFASISEIPPLTIRFFKDLAEIIARTIFNISVNERTERLLLESQQMTEELRENEEELRQNAEEMMATQEELENTNTRLEMQINEVENVQKKLHSLLENASEVISIYNKDLALSYISPSVTSILGFTPEEMIDGMDKQRLTKKGEEHLDELFQNLLYNPQQSYTIQYTFMKKSGDKIYLEVTGRNLISDPAINGIILNMQDITERKRAEKEERMKSKMQALSENSIDLIMRLSTMGQIYYVNPTVKSFFDIDAKKIQNQTVSSANLPNSLVEFFMKAIATISETKQKIEEEISFISNYGETIMHIVAIPEFNENELETILFVSHDITESKRIEMEIQEKNRNITESINYAQRIQSSILPDNRLLRKYLPNSFMFYLPRDVVSGDFPWMFVKDHNTIYVAAVDCTGHGVPGALLSFIGYFILNNTVDKDRTMNAGEVLDALHNEVRTTLKQDRVDADARDGMDIALCKINLKDNILEYAGAHRPLYLLRDNQLQEFKGERRAIGGIPSMKKAEMPFTNHTINIQSSDKIFIFSDGLPDQVGGSENKKYSAARIRNHIASNPNLTMTEYETLFSKDFIDYKGANKQIDDILLIGMEF, encoded by the coding sequence TTGAAAGAGCACAAAGAAAAAATCTCAGAACTAGAGAATGAATTAACGGAGAAAAAGGATACAATTAATCGAAATGCCATTTTTGCTAAGCAGATTGGAGAAGGAAACTTCACCATCGACATCGACAGCAACAATAATGATGTACTTGCAAAGTCGCTCATATTAATGCGTGACAACCTTCTTAAAAACACTAATAAGGAAGCAGAAGAGGCATGGATTGCTGAAGGGAAAGAAGCCATTTCGAACATCCTACGCATCCACAACAAACTCGATGTACTAGCCTACGAGGTTCTTGTATGCCTTGTTAAATACTCCAAGGTTGTACAAGGCTCATTCTACTTTTATGACGAAGAGCGCAAGGTTGTAGTAAATTTAGCATCCTATGCATATAACCGCAGAAAGTATGTTAATCAAGAATTTAGAATAGGAGAAGGTCTGATCGGACAATGCGCCTACGAAAAGGATATTATCTATAGAACCGAGATACCAGATGATTATTTTACCATAACATCTGGGATTCTTGGCGATCAAAAACCTCAAGAGTTAATCATCATTCCTCTTATTACTGATGAAAAACTTTATGGTATACTGGAATTCGCTTCAATTTCGGAGATTCCACCGCTAACGATTCGATTTTTCAAGGATTTGGCAGAGATAATTGCCCGTACCATATTCAACATTAGCGTTAACGAACGCACGGAAAGGTTGCTTCTCGAATCGCAGCAAATGACCGAAGAACTTCGAGAAAACGAGGAAGAACTTCGCCAAAATGCTGAAGAGATGATGGCAACCCAAGAGGAACTTGAAAATACTAACACCCGCCTCGAGATGCAAATCAATGAGGTTGAAAATGTACAAAAGAAACTTCACTCGCTACTCGAAAATGCCTCTGAGGTTATCTCTATATACAATAAGGATTTGGCGCTTTCCTATATCAGCCCATCCGTAACATCAATTTTGGGCTTTACTCCCGAGGAGATGATTGACGGAATGGATAAGCAGCGCCTCACCAAAAAGGGTGAAGAACATCTTGATGAACTCTTCCAAAACTTGCTATATAATCCTCAGCAAAGTTACACCATTCAGTACACCTTTATGAAGAAGAGTGGTGACAAAATATACCTAGAGGTAACCGGTCGTAACCTTATCTCTGACCCTGCAATCAACGGCATCATCCTCAATATGCAGGATATTACCGAGCGTAAGCGCGCCGAAAAAGAAGAGCGTATGAAGAGTAAGATGCAGGCTCTTTCAGAAAACTCCATCGACCTTATCATGCGCCTTAGCACTATGGGGCAAATTTACTACGTTAACCCAACGGTAAAGTCGTTCTTCGATATTGATGCCAAGAAAATACAAAACCAGACCGTTAGTTCGGCAAACTTACCCAACTCACTGGTTGAGTTTTTCATGAAAGCAATCGCAACCATCAGCGAAACCAAGCAAAAAATAGAGGAAGAAATATCTTTCATATCAAATTATGGAGAAACAATAATGCACATTGTTGCGATTCCAGAATTCAATGAAAACGAACTTGAAACCATTCTTTTCGTATCGCATGATATCACCGAATCGAAGCGTATTGAAATGGAGATTCAGGAAAAGAACCGCAACATTACAGAGAGTATCAACTACGCTCAACGCATTCAGAGTTCGATACTTCCCGACAACAGGTTGCTCCGAAAATATCTTCCTAATTCGTTCATGTTTTACCTTCCACGCGATGTGGTAAGTGGAGACTTTCCTTGGATGTTTGTTAAAGATCATAACACCATCTACGTTGCTGCGGTAGACTGTACTGGACACGGCGTACCTGGCGCTCTTCTTTCATTTATTGGCTACTTCATCCTTAATAATACTGTTGATAAAGACAGAACAATGAACGCAGGAGAAGTACTTGATGCACTACACAACGAAGTTCGCACCACACTCAAACAGGATAGGGTTGATGCAGATGCTCGGGACGGTATGGATATCGCACTATGCAAAATCAACCTAAAAGATAATATTCTTGAATATGCAGGAGCACACCGTCCGTTGTACCTGCTTCGCGACAACCAACTCCAGGAATTCAAGGGAGAACGAAGGGCTATTGGTGGAATTCCTTCAATGAAAAAGGCTGAAATGCCATTTACGAACCACACCATTAACATCCAGTCGTCCGATAAGATTTTTATCTTCTCCGATGGATTACCCGACCAAGTTGGAGGATCTGAGAATAAAAAGTATTCTGCCGCACGAATCAGGAATCATATTGCATCAAATCCAAACCTTACAATGACAGAATATGAGACGCTATTTAGCAAAGACTTTATCGACTACAAAGGTGCTAACAAGCAAATTGATGATATACTACTAATTGGAATGGAGTTTTAA
- a CDS encoding GAF domain-containing protein produces MKIAANILVAGLLLFGFAAFAFIQNSMLEGTTPWYGYICLALSLLSGTILFALLQFQKDQIRKLIERVDTLSNSLNINTKQSETVNKEESNIASTKEVAQKIAQTLNLEDGIEAAAEEILIKLAKEVSFAHGLLYIADNQNKGYFKPTSKYAYYSEREPEGFKIGEGINGQAAKDQQPLLLESIPENYVTVVSGLGKSSPRALSIYPIVHNSKTVALLELAFLAKPSNKKIEIIGIFCDVIGEKVSLKQLV; encoded by the coding sequence ATGAAAATTGCGGCAAATATACTTGTGGCTGGATTGTTGCTGTTTGGATTCGCGGCTTTTGCCTTCATCCAAAACTCCATGCTCGAGGGCACAACCCCTTGGTATGGCTACATATGTTTGGCATTGTCGCTTCTATCCGGCACCATTCTTTTTGCACTATTACAGTTTCAAAAAGATCAGATCAGAAAACTCATAGAAAGAGTTGACACCCTTAGTAATTCTCTTAACATTAATACAAAGCAGTCCGAAACAGTCAATAAAGAAGAATCAAATATTGCTTCAACAAAAGAGGTTGCTCAAAAAATAGCCCAAACCCTAAACTTAGAAGATGGGATAGAAGCGGCAGCGGAAGAGATCCTCATAAAACTTGCCAAAGAAGTATCATTTGCCCATGGGCTTCTTTATATAGCCGATAATCAAAACAAGGGGTACTTTAAACCAACATCCAAATACGCCTACTATTCCGAACGAGAACCCGAAGGTTTCAAAATCGGCGAAGGGATAAACGGCCAAGCAGCAAAAGATCAACAACCATTACTACTTGAATCGATTCCAGAAAATTATGTGACAGTCGTGTCAGGTCTAGGCAAATCAAGTCCCCGCGCCCTCTCTATCTATCCAATAGTCCACAACAGTAAGACGGTTGCATTGCTCGAACTTGCCTTTTTAGCAAAGCCATCAAACAAAAAAATCGAGATTATCGGAATCTTTTGTGATGTTATTGGAGAAAAGGTTTCCCTTAAACAACTTGTATAG
- a CDS encoding chemotaxis protein CheB has translation MYKAIIIGGSAGSFQVITKILHALPANYPLPIILCLHRLKHVRSGFVEALSIKSGIPIIEPEDKESIKPGRAYLAPANYHMYIDLGNRFALSTEEPVNHSRPSIDLSFISAAQTYRNRLLGIILSGANKDGAYGLKRIKDFGGTCVVQDPKECQVSTMTEASLKLTKADMVLNTNQIIQLLLKYK, from the coding sequence ATGTATAAAGCAATAATAATTGGTGGCTCTGCCGGAAGTTTTCAGGTGATCACGAAGATTCTTCATGCATTACCTGCCAACTATCCCCTACCCATTATTCTTTGCCTGCATAGGCTAAAGCATGTACGATCGGGATTTGTAGAGGCACTCTCCATAAAATCGGGGATTCCCATCATCGAACCCGAAGATAAAGAGTCAATAAAGCCAGGTAGAGCATACCTAGCACCTGCCAACTATCATATGTACATCGACCTTGGGAATAGGTTTGCGTTATCGACCGAAGAACCGGTTAATCATTCGCGTCCTTCAATAGACCTGTCTTTTATCAGCGCAGCTCAAACCTATAGAAATAGGCTTTTAGGCATAATTCTGTCGGGAGCAAACAAAGATGGAGCTTATGGGCTTAAGCGTATAAAAGATTTTGGAGGAACCTGTGTAGTTCAAGACCCCAAAGAATGCCAGGTAAGTACAATGACGGAAGCGTCACTTAAACTTACTAAAGCGGATATGGTGCTTAATACAAACCAAATAATTCAGCTTTTGCTGAAGTATAAATAG
- a CDS encoding CheR family methyltransferase: MAAEIGIVETRNVFKLILDKQGYDFREYSITYLKRRLEHVLTLQGIRDTDSLMRKLEQDKSYFNQFLADFVPSTTEMFRDPSLWRYLKETILPELSKSISPIKIWIPTWDSGEDLFSLIITLKEADLLGRAKIFASTYSELITRNVKAGKVDQKKMETNEANYQRFQGKIIFSNYFTPSSDGSLQIKPELIRNVVFVEQNANFDSSVPGCNLILFRNQLIYMNISQEERVIGNLRDSLNTGGFLAIGIKENLEHLACGTSFINVNSSEKVYKRKIG; this comes from the coding sequence ATGGCAGCAGAAATAGGCATAGTAGAAACACGCAACGTTTTCAAGTTAATCCTTGACAAGCAGGGGTACGACTTTCGCGAATACTCGATAACCTACTTGAAGCGAAGGCTAGAGCACGTACTCACGCTTCAAGGAATTCGAGATACCGACTCACTAATGCGTAAGTTAGAGCAGGACAAATCCTACTTTAATCAGTTTCTCGCAGATTTTGTTCCATCAACGACAGAGATGTTCCGCGACCCGTCACTATGGAGATACTTAAAGGAAACCATTCTACCAGAACTATCCAAAAGCATTTCGCCAATAAAAATATGGATACCAACGTGGGATAGCGGAGAAGATCTCTTCTCGCTCATTATAACCCTAAAAGAAGCCGACCTTCTGGGACGAGCAAAGATATTCGCCTCTACATACTCAGAACTCATCACCAGAAATGTAAAAGCAGGTAAAGTTGACCAAAAAAAGATGGAAACTAACGAAGCAAACTACCAGCGCTTCCAAGGTAAAATTATCTTTTCCAACTACTTTACACCGTCATCAGACGGATCTCTTCAAATTAAACCAGAGTTGATTCGAAATGTGGTATTTGTTGAACAAAATGCTAATTTTGATAGCTCGGTTCCAGGGTGTAACCTCATACTCTTTCGAAACCAACTTATATACATGAATATTAGTCAAGAAGAGAGGGTTATAGGCAACTTGCGCGACAGTCTAAATACTGGTGGTTTTTTAGCTATTGGGATAAAAGAGAATCTTGAGCATCTCGCATGTGGAACCAGTTTCATAAATGTGAACAGTTCTGAGAAGGTTTACAAACGAAAAATAGGATAG
- a CDS encoding CheR family methyltransferase has product MNVSDEDLACFIRTLRDNGGYDLSDYSDKSLKRRLQKVLDDSRLSFSIFTNNIKQDKAFAEKILKDITVNTTELFRDPQMWQMLRHRILPRFKANKTINIWHAGCSTGQEVYSMIILLNEMGLLEKAKIVATDINNDVLDVARKGQYKYRFNIGYLDNYDQVMKHNPFNYDEVYEVPYEKYFEVDKVKDLLSIKKEYTEIPFFRKHDLVKDGTFVYAKFDIIFCRNVIIYFNNKLQNNVFNLFHQNLYPKGCLILGAHEAILGPWAPRFEKNASFYTKK; this is encoded by the coding sequence ATGAATGTATCAGACGAAGACTTAGCGTGTTTTATAAGGACATTAAGGGATAATGGGGGATACGACCTTAGCGATTACTCCGACAAATCGTTGAAGAGAAGATTGCAAAAGGTTTTGGACGACTCCAGGCTCTCTTTTAGTATCTTTACTAATAACATTAAGCAAGACAAGGCTTTCGCCGAAAAAATTCTAAAGGATATCACCGTAAATACCACTGAACTTTTTCGCGACCCACAAATGTGGCAGATGTTGAGACACCGTATACTTCCCCGTTTTAAAGCAAACAAAACAATAAACATCTGGCATGCCGGATGCTCTACAGGGCAAGAAGTTTACTCAATGATAATACTGCTAAACGAAATGGGGCTGCTCGAGAAGGCTAAAATTGTTGCTACCGATATCAACAATGATGTGCTCGATGTTGCTCGCAAGGGGCAGTATAAGTACCGGTTCAACATAGGCTACCTCGACAACTACGATCAGGTTATGAAGCATAACCCCTTTAACTACGACGAAGTTTACGAAGTTCCCTACGAAAAGTATTTCGAAGTAGACAAGGTTAAAGATCTCCTTTCTATAAAAAAAGAGTACACCGAAATTCCTTTTTTTCGAAAGCACGACTTGGTAAAAGATGGAACATTTGTATACGCCAAGTTCGACATCATTTTTTGTAGGAATGTAATTATTTACTTCAATAATAAGTTACAAAACAACGTTTTCAATCTGTTCCACCAGAACCTCTACCCTAAGGGATGCCTAATTCTCGGTGCACATGAAGCGATTCTTGGACCTTGGGCTCCTCGGTTCGAAAAGAATGCATCTTTCTATACAAAGAAATAA
- a CDS encoding endonuclease/exonuclease/phosphatase family protein: MILLLAGSFLYYTEKTLPNFQPKETIFHNSANSSFNKDTITILTWNVGYCGLGKDMDFFYDGGTRMRTSKEITLDNIKGIANTLTENSSADFMLLQEVDTDSKRSYGINQIEALGTKLPAFQHYFAANYGIDLIPMPISNPLGKVNAGLLTLTQSSPKQVARHSYPDKHPWPEGLFMPKRCFMESRFVTKSGRELVLVNTHNSAYDNGNLRKLELDVLRSFVLNEYKKGNWVIVGGDWNQNPSGYQQKSIDPEALKHFKPSQVPSNYLPKGWHLAWDKSTDSNRFLNEPYHEGKTMTTTIDFFLLSPNIETLNVRVLHKGFANSDHQPVRATFVLK, encoded by the coding sequence GTGATATTGCTACTAGCCGGATCTTTTCTATACTATACGGAGAAAACTCTGCCCAACTTTCAACCTAAAGAAACCATTTTTCACAACAGCGCAAACAGCAGCTTCAACAAGGATACAATCACCATCCTTACTTGGAATGTTGGCTACTGCGGGTTAGGAAAAGACATGGACTTCTTCTACGATGGGGGTACAAGGATGCGCACCAGCAAAGAAATCACTCTCGACAACATAAAAGGGATTGCCAACACGCTTACCGAAAATAGCAGTGCAGACTTCATGCTGCTTCAGGAAGTAGATACCGACTCAAAACGCAGCTACGGAATCAACCAAATAGAAGCACTAGGGACAAAACTACCTGCATTTCAGCACTACTTTGCTGCAAACTATGGCATAGATCTTATTCCTATGCCAATATCAAACCCTCTTGGGAAAGTCAATGCGGGCTTACTTACGTTAACGCAATCAAGCCCTAAGCAAGTAGCAAGGCACAGCTACCCCGATAAGCATCCTTGGCCCGAAGGCCTATTTATGCCTAAGAGGTGCTTTATGGAGAGTAGGTTCGTAACAAAATCAGGGCGAGAGCTTGTTCTTGTAAACACCCACAACTCAGCCTACGACAACGGCAATCTCCGCAAGCTAGAACTTGACGTACTTCGTAGCTTTGTTCTTAATGAATACAAAAAAGGAAACTGGGTAATTGTTGGAGGCGATTGGAATCAAAACCCATCGGGATATCAGCAAAAAAGCATAGACCCAGAAGCTTTAAAACATTTCAAGCCTAGTCAAGTTCCCAGCAATTACCTTCCCAAAGGATGGCATTTGGCATGGGACAAGAGCACCGACTCGAACAGGTTCCTGAACGAGCCCTACCACGAAGGAAAAACCATGACAACGACAATAGATTTCTTCTTACTTTCGCCCAATATCGAAACCCTTAACGTACGAGTACTACACAAGGGTTTCGCCAATTCCGACCATCAACCGGTGAGGGCAACATTTGTACTCAAGTAA
- a CDS encoding phosphoribosylformylglycinamidine synthase subunit PurQ: MRIGVIDILGMDASLVNVLTDHFHNTAELINADATINREYDLIVVPPSTLYCDNEELRRRVAQSKLYDNLLEYSASKGFIVGIQSGFQILCAAGLLDGGFVRTSRTTLVNGMVNMTSELKRSPLTYLIDFDKPLRLYLSHALGHYRLSEDTVHRLQMKGQILMRYCDERGYMSKESNPDGAIGNIAAICNAQRNVFGITPNPAVKNFFQHRLDGFELMDAFFKMITR; encoded by the coding sequence ATGAGAATAGGTGTTATTGACATTCTAGGAATGGATGCAAGTCTTGTTAATGTATTGACGGATCATTTCCATAATACCGCTGAACTTATTAATGCCGATGCTACGATTAATCGGGAATATGACCTGATTGTTGTTCCGCCAAGTACTCTTTACTGCGATAACGAAGAGCTGAGACGACGGGTTGCTCAAAGCAAGCTATACGATAATCTCTTGGAATATTCCGCAAGTAAAGGTTTTATTGTTGGCATCCAAAGTGGATTTCAGATTCTTTGTGCGGCAGGGCTTCTCGATGGTGGCTTTGTTCGCACCTCCCGAACTACGCTGGTGAATGGTATGGTAAATATGACCTCAGAACTTAAGCGATCTCCATTAACCTACCTGATCGACTTTGACAAGCCGCTTCGCCTATATCTCTCGCATGCGCTCGGGCACTACCGTCTTAGCGAGGATACGGTTCACAGGCTTCAGATGAAGGGACAAATACTCATGCGCTACTGCGATGAGCGAGGCTACATGTCAAAGGAGAGCAACCCCGATGGGGCAATTGGTAACATAGCGGCTATTTGTAATGCCCAACGAAATGTTTTTGGGATTACTCCAAATCCGGCAGTTAAGAACTTCTTTCAGCATCGCCTTGATGGGTTTGAGCTGATGGATGCCTTCTTTAAAATGATTACCCGCTAG
- a CDS encoding lysylphosphatidylglycerol synthase transmembrane domain-containing protein, translated as MSQEIKKNAVGKVKTSNIIYPIIIGFGVIGYMVYTEFNPKAFSAINFTTSTVFWLIVAALLMAGRDLGYMIRIRLLADNHLSWRQAFRIIMLWEFTSAVTPSAVGGTSVALLFVHKEGISIGKSSAIVMATSFLDEIYFIVAIPLAFLFFGKANLFNMQGYEHLETGLYTIALVGYLVKLAYTILLSYGLFYNPKGLKWLIVNIFSIRYLRKWRYNMTLIAGEIMMSSKNLRSRPASFWIKTFGATCFSWTSRYLVVNALLLAFFAMHDQLLIFSRQMIMWVMMLISPTPGGSGFAEYLFTVFLGDLIPVASDLQKGLSIAFAFIWRLISYYPYLVIGALILPRWLKHKFHFRKIPHHHSHHI; from the coding sequence ATGAGCCAAGAGATTAAAAAAAATGCAGTTGGCAAAGTTAAGACTTCGAATATAATTTACCCCATCATAATTGGATTTGGCGTAATCGGCTATATGGTCTACACCGAGTTTAATCCAAAAGCCTTCAGCGCCATAAACTTTACCACAAGCACCGTCTTTTGGCTGATTGTAGCAGCACTCCTGATGGCCGGAAGAGATCTTGGATACATGATTCGCATACGCCTGCTAGCCGACAACCATCTAAGCTGGAGGCAAGCGTTTCGGATTATAATGCTTTGGGAATTCACGTCGGCGGTAACGCCATCGGCAGTTGGTGGCACCAGCGTTGCCCTCCTCTTTGTCCACAAGGAGGGCATCTCCATAGGCAAAAGCAGCGCCATTGTAATGGCCACCTCCTTCCTCGACGAGATCTACTTTATTGTAGCCATCCCCCTCGCCTTCCTCTTTTTCGGCAAGGCAAACCTCTTTAATATGCAAGGCTACGAGCATCTGGAAACTGGGCTCTACACCATAGCCCTAGTTGGGTACCTTGTAAAACTTGCCTACACCATCCTACTCTCCTACGGACTCTTCTACAACCCTAAAGGGCTAAAATGGCTCATCGTAAACATATTCAGCATCCGATACCTGCGCAAGTGGAGATACAACATGACCCTTATTGCAGGGGAAATTATGATGTCGAGCAAGAACCTACGCTCTCGTCCTGCATCGTTTTGGATTAAAACCTTTGGCGCCACCTGCTTTTCGTGGACATCGCGCTACCTAGTGGTAAACGCCCTACTGCTTGCATTCTTTGCCATGCACGACCAGCTGCTCATCTTTTCGCGCCAAATGATTATGTGGGTGATGATGCTGATAAGCCCAACGCCGGGCGGTAGCGGTTTTGCCGAATACCTATTTACCGTATTCTTAGGCGATCTAATACCTGTTGCTTCCGATTTACAAAAAGGGCTTTCAATTGCATTTGCCTTTATTTGGAGGTTGATCAGCTACTACCCCTACCTCGTAATCGGAGCGCTAATCCTGCCACGATGGCTAAAGCACAAGTTCCACTTCAGGAAAATACCTCACCATCATAGCCACCACATCTAG
- a CDS encoding DMT family transporter, with protein MMLISGRSVKFWAVAAIVGANFIWGINYVVSKMVVKVYIDPVPLTMYRILVAAVLMWLVSIFYPSEKVERRDLLRLFLAALFGVTLNQSLFINGIAKTTPIDAAIIVTLGPILVLLLSSLLLHDKITASKVVGIAIGGFGAISLVTYSGAVSFGTGHLLGNIMILCSAISYALYLVTVKPLMSKYTSLTVIKWVFLFGMLQMLPIGLKPMLEYDLLGQPAHAIINIAFIVVGATFVAYLFISYALTHVKATTVSIFSYTQPVVAAIFALLLGVDSLSWVKVMSMLLVCLGVYIASRPTVPIPIAFFAKKS; from the coding sequence ATGATGTTAATAAGCGGAAGGTCGGTAAAGTTTTGGGCGGTTGCTGCTATTGTTGGGGCTAATTTTATCTGGGGTATCAACTATGTGGTGTCGAAAATGGTGGTGAAGGTGTACATTGATCCGGTGCCGCTGACCATGTATCGCATTCTTGTTGCGGCTGTGCTCATGTGGCTGGTGTCGATCTTCTACCCTTCGGAGAAGGTGGAAAGGCGCGATCTGCTTCGGCTTTTCCTGGCAGCGCTCTTTGGCGTAACCCTTAACCAGTCGCTGTTCATCAACGGTATTGCCAAGACAACGCCCATTGATGCGGCCATCATCGTAACCCTTGGCCCGATACTGGTGCTTTTGCTCTCGTCGCTTCTGCTGCACGATAAGATTACCGCATCGAAGGTGGTGGGGATTGCCATTGGCGGCTTCGGGGCCATCTCGCTGGTTACGTATAGCGGAGCGGTGAGCTTCGGGACGGGGCATCTGCTGGGAAATATCATGATCCTCTGCAGCGCCATCTCCTACGCGCTCTACCTGGTTACCGTAAAGCCGCTGATGTCGAAGTACACCTCGCTTACGGTTATCAAGTGGGTGTTTCTCTTTGGCATGCTGCAGATGCTGCCCATCGGCCTTAAGCCGATGCTCGAGTATGATCTGCTGGGCCAGCCAGCGCACGCCATCATCAATATAGCCTTTATTGTTGTGGGGGCAACCTTTGTGGCCTACCTGTTCATCTCCTATGCCCTTACGCATGTTAAGGCCACCACGGTGAGCATCTTTTCCTATACCCAGCCCGTTGTTGCGGCCATCTTCGCCCTGCTTCTAGGGGTCGATTCGCTGAGCTGGGTGAAGGTGATGTCGATGCTTCTCGTCTGTCTTGGGGTGTACATCGCCAGCCGTCCTACCGTGCCCATTCCTATTGCGTTCTTTGCCAAGAAGTCATAA